From the Deltaproteobacteria bacterium genome, the window CGAGACGGCGAAGAGCTGGGCGATCTGCTCGGCGTACTCGCCCTGGCCGCGCTGGCGCCGGTGGAACTTCGCGTCACTCAGGCGCCCCGCGCGGACCTCGCGGATGCGGCCGAGCACGCGCTCGCGTCGCTCCGGGTAGTGCTGCGCGAGCCAGGCGTCGAAGAGCTCGTCGACGGGCTTCGGGAGCCGCAGCAGCACCCAGCTCGCGCTGCGCGCGCCCGCGCGCACCGCCGCTTCGAGGATGCGCGGAATCTCGGCATCGTTCAGCCCCGGCACCACGGGTCCGATCAAGACGCCGACCGGAACCCCCGCCCGCGCCAGCGCCGCCATCGCCTCGAGCCGCCGCTCGGGACGCGCCGCCCGCGGCTCCATGCGGCGGGCGAGCTCGGAGTCGAGCGTCGTCACCGAGAAGAGGACGTGCCCGGCGCCGTGCCGGGCGAGTGCGGCGAAGAGGTCTACGTCGCGCGCCACCAGCGCCGACTTGGTGATCGCGGAGACGGGATTCAGGAACTCGACGAACACCTCGAGGCACCGGCGGGTGATCTCGAGCTTGCGCTCGGCGGGCTGGTAGCAGTCGGTGTTGCCCGAGAGCGCGACCGTCTGCGGCTCCCAGCGCGGCGAGAGGAACGTCTGCCGCAGCAGCTCGGCCGCGTTCTCCTTGATGATGATGCGCCGCTCGAAGTCGAGGCCGGCGCTGAACCCGAGGT encodes:
- a CDS encoding PA0069 family radical SAM protein; the encoded protein is MHALFGWEMNLDPEPVRAIEPGPRADVVDIQTSTGTFYAAGLATHNCYARPTHEYLGFSAGLDFERRIIIKENAAELLRQTFLSPRWEPQTVALSGNTDCYQPAERKLEITRRCLEVFVEFLNPVSAITKSALVARDVDLFAALARHGAGHVLFSVTTLDSELARRMEPRAARPERRLEAMAALARAGVPVGVLIGPVVPGLNDAEIPRILEAAVRAGARSASWVLLRLPKPVDELFDAWLAQHYPERRERVLGRIREVRAGRLSDAKFHRRQRGQGEYAEQIAQLFAVSARKHGLDGPLPPLSTASFRRPARVGEQLRLL